A window of the Lysinibacillus irui genome harbors these coding sequences:
- a CDS encoding ABC transporter substrate-binding protein has translation MKKSSLFILLMIVAISLVGCASSQGEEKQPAATSSSQANELIFASESEFAGLNPLLEETNLDAFLFRGLMRFDEHNVPVNDIAQSIKISDDQMTYTITIQQDVTFHDGQALTVDDIIFTIDSILDDENGSYLKSDFNHVASMNKINDTTMTIQLDEPFTPMLDKLTVPILPKHAFEGQEMRTASFNQQPIGAGPYMFEQWDKGTSLTLKAYPAFFGTKASIEKVIFKFIPDSNVRALQLKSGEVDIALLDPNQVEELSKVEHLKMYEVESADYRGLLFNMKFPIWQDVTIRKAISYATDRAGIVKGILHGYGTEAYSPLQKHAFTNSTIEQYSYDVKKANKLLEQAGWTLKDDGFRYKDGQKLAFTITAPITDTVRVNMANYAAEGYKAVGADVNVAALDWNNIVIEDSEAFMVGWGSPYDADHHTYSLFHSGESSHTSAGYNYGSYANAKVDALLEEGRTTVDPEKRKEVYVALQEELAQDPPFAYFAYVDAVYGINEQIHGVKERILGHHGAGFLWNVEEWKWNDR, from the coding sequence ATGAAAAAGAGTTCCCTATTCATACTTTTGATGATAGTAGCAATAAGTCTTGTTGGCTGTGCCTCTAGTCAGGGGGAAGAGAAACAACCAGCTGCTACATCATCGTCTCAGGCAAATGAGCTTATTTTTGCCTCGGAATCTGAGTTTGCGGGTTTGAATCCGCTGTTGGAGGAAACCAATCTAGATGCATTTTTATTTAGAGGTCTGATGCGCTTTGATGAGCATAATGTTCCGGTAAATGATATTGCTCAAAGCATTAAAATATCTGATGACCAGATGACTTATACAATTACCATTCAACAAGATGTGACGTTCCATGATGGGCAGGCATTAACAGTAGACGATATTATCTTTACCATTGACAGTATTTTAGATGATGAAAACGGCTCCTATTTAAAGTCTGATTTTAACCATGTAGCATCAATGAACAAGATCAATGACACAACAATGACCATTCAATTAGACGAGCCATTTACGCCGATGTTAGATAAATTAACGGTGCCAATTTTGCCAAAGCATGCCTTCGAAGGGCAAGAAATGCGAACGGCTTCGTTTAACCAACAACCAATTGGGGCTGGTCCGTACATGTTTGAGCAATGGGATAAAGGAACAAGCTTAACGCTAAAAGCATACCCAGCCTTCTTTGGCACAAAGGCTTCAATTGAAAAAGTCATTTTTAAATTTATCCCTGATAGCAATGTGCGAGCTTTACAGCTAAAATCTGGTGAGGTAGATATTGCGCTTCTTGACCCGAATCAGGTGGAGGAGCTTTCAAAAGTAGAGCATTTAAAAATGTATGAAGTTGAATCAGCAGATTATCGCGGTCTCTTATTTAATATGAAGTTTCCAATTTGGCAAGATGTGACGATTCGTAAGGCCATTAGCTATGCAACTGATCGCGCTGGTATTGTAAAGGGCATTTTACATGGTTACGGTACGGAAGCATACTCACCATTACAAAAGCATGCCTTTACCAATAGCACGATTGAACAGTATTCTTATGATGTCAAGAAAGCCAACAAGCTCCTAGAACAAGCGGGCTGGACATTAAAGGATGACGGTTTCCGCTATAAGGATGGTCAAAAATTAGCATTTACGATTACGGCTCCGATTACCGATACAGTGCGTGTCAATATGGCTAATTATGCAGCAGAAGGCTATAAAGCGGTGGGGGCAGATGTGAATGTAGCTGCCCTAGATTGGAACAATATTGTCATTGAAGATTCAGAAGCTTTTATGGTGGGCTGGGGTAGTCCATATGATGCAGATCATCATACGTATAGCTTATTCCACTCGGGTGAATCAAGCCACACAAGTGCTGGCTATAATTACGGCAGCTATGCCAATGCTAAAGTAGATGCTTTGCTAGAGGAAGGACGAACAACCGTTGATCCTGAAAAACGTAAGGAAGTCTATGTGGCATTACAAGAGGAACTAGCACAAGATCCACCTTTCGCTTACTTTGCCTACGTGGATGCAGTATATGGCATCAATGAACAGATTCATGGTGTCAAAGAGCGGATTTTAGGTCACCACGGGGCTGGCTTCCTATGGAATGTCGAGGAGTGGAAATGGAATGATCGCTAA
- a CDS encoding ABC transporter permease has product MIAKWIGKRVIMGTMVLIIVSFLSFFMMHAAPGNPAAAYYGGNAQTLSAAEKERIEKAFDLDQPVLYQYGSWLRGVLQGNLGYSAKEGRSVATILQERLPNTLQLVVLTLVMVTIASIWLGLRAGMLEGSLLDRGLSIVSIASSAIPPFWLGIVFIMVFSVQLGWFPSSGMYDVRGNGGMVDRLYHMVLPLTVLVLSHVGIFARFLQENVKAENHSYYVQVARANGVPEREIRKMILRNAMIPYINYVGVTIPSFFGGSIVVETLFGWSGLGQLLVKSVMVKDFPVLMGAILLIGVVVVMCLILIDILMICLNPRLRRGGLV; this is encoded by the coding sequence ATGATCGCTAAATGGATCGGGAAGCGAGTGATAATGGGGACAATGGTCCTCATTATCGTGAGCTTCCTCTCTTTTTTCATGATGCATGCCGCTCCTGGTAATCCAGCTGCAGCTTATTATGGTGGCAATGCGCAAACATTATCCGCAGCTGAGAAGGAGCGTATTGAAAAAGCCTTTGATCTCGATCAACCAGTACTGTATCAATACGGTTCTTGGCTTCGTGGCGTACTACAAGGCAATTTAGGATACTCGGCAAAAGAGGGCAGATCAGTCGCAACAATTTTACAGGAACGTTTACCGAATACACTACAGCTCGTTGTTTTGACTTTAGTTATGGTAACGATTGCGTCCATTTGGCTCGGCTTACGGGCAGGGATGCTGGAAGGTTCATTACTAGATAGAGGACTATCTATTGTCAGTATTGCAAGTTCAGCTATCCCACCATTTTGGCTCGGTATAGTATTTATCATGGTGTTTTCCGTACAGCTAGGCTGGTTTCCTTCATCGGGGATGTATGATGTACGGGGGAATGGAGGGATGGTGGATCGACTATACCATATGGTCCTTCCTTTAACAGTCCTTGTTCTGTCACATGTCGGGATATTCGCCCGCTTTTTACAGGAGAATGTGAAGGCTGAGAACCATAGCTATTATGTCCAAGTTGCACGTGCCAACGGAGTGCCAGAGCGTGAAATTCGTAAGATGATATTACGCAATGCCATGATTCCCTATATCAATTATGTCGGTGTTACCATTCCTTCATTTTTCGGAGGCTCCATTGTCGTTGAAACCTTATTTGGCTGGTCAGGCTTAGGACAGCTTTTGGTGAAATCAGTCATGGTTAAGGATTTTCCTGTACTTATGGGGGCTATTTTACTCATTGGCGTTGTGGTTGTTATGTGTTTAATTCTCATTGATATCCTAATGATTTGCCTGAATCCTAGGTTAAGAAGAGGGGGGCTTGTATGA
- a CDS encoding ABC transporter permease yields the protein MRKEKQRKIPIFWLVLLAFIFGLTLFSSILAPFEPNAMDMNHIYEAPTTTHFLGTDQLGRDVLSRLLIGGRVTLFIAIVSVVLASIIGIIYGGISGYFGGAIDAVMMRILEACLTIPSLVIVLALQAIMQGSVWRMAIIMGATSWFVTARIVRSEFIRLKEAEFVQMAKMFRTPLWKILFSHLLRNSFPAIFVVTIFNFAGAIFTEVSLSFLGIGVPPAIPSWGTMLYTAQNDLLVGAWWMGLFPGLLIFITILCVQAIGSTFKKGGERTHV from the coding sequence ATGAGAAAAGAAAAACAGCGGAAGATACCCATCTTTTGGTTAGTGCTTCTTGCTTTCATTTTTGGCTTGACCCTTTTCTCCTCTATCCTCGCTCCTTTTGAACCAAATGCGATGGATATGAACCATATTTATGAGGCGCCTACTACGACACATTTCCTCGGAACAGATCAATTAGGCCGAGATGTCCTATCCCGCTTGCTTATTGGTGGGAGGGTGACTCTTTTCATCGCCATTGTTTCCGTTGTTCTAGCCAGTATAATTGGCATTATTTATGGAGGCATAAGTGGTTATTTTGGCGGGGCTATTGATGCCGTGATGATGCGTATATTAGAGGCCTGTTTAACCATTCCTTCTTTAGTGATCGTCCTTGCCCTTCAAGCGATTATGCAGGGGAGCGTTTGGCGCATGGCGATTATTATGGGGGCTACGAGCTGGTTTGTCACAGCACGTATTGTGCGATCTGAATTTATCCGTTTAAAGGAAGCCGAATTTGTACAAATGGCTAAAATGTTCCGTACACCGTTGTGGAAAATTCTTTTTAGCCATTTATTACGTAATAGTTTTCCTGCCATCTTTGTCGTAACGATTTTTAACTTTGCTGGCGCTATATTTACGGAGGTGTCCTTAAGCTTTTTAGGGATTGGGGTCCCACCAGCCATTCCGTCCTGGGGGACCATGCTCTATACGGCACAAAATGATTTACTAGTTGGTGCTTGGTGGATGGGGCTGTTTCCAGGACTATTAATCTTTATAACTATTTTATGTGTACAAGCAATAGGAAGTACGTTCAAGAAGGGAGGGGAGCGGACACATGTTTAA
- a CDS encoding ATP-binding cassette domain-containing protein, translating into MFKMYNVAVRMNEKTILKDLSFIVPKGQITVMIGESGSGKSTTISALLGMLPAHATVEGSIYFNGQNIMELSKQEQLALRQKHFFTIFQDAINSFSPTIKLKQQMYALSALREGHKKKDFLATIQVMLKDFHLPENVLDCYPFELSGGMLQRCMLACALYNEPDILIADEPTSALDMLHQQEFIQLLKKLHTRLGTTILLITHDLGVAAAIADFILVMKNGEMVERGHVKDIFEQPKHPYTKQLVANHF; encoded by the coding sequence ATGTTTAAGATGTACAATGTAGCGGTACGAATGAATGAAAAAACAATTCTCAAAGATCTGTCATTCATTGTGCCGAAAGGGCAGATTACCGTGATGATTGGTGAAAGTGGTAGTGGGAAAAGCACGACTATTTCAGCCTTGCTTGGCATGCTTCCTGCTCATGCAACAGTGGAAGGGTCAATTTATTTTAATGGTCAAAATATAATGGAGCTATCGAAACAGGAGCAACTGGCACTACGTCAAAAACATTTCTTTACGATTTTCCAGGATGCCATCAATAGTTTTTCACCGACTATAAAGTTAAAGCAACAAATGTATGCGTTAAGTGCTTTACGGGAGGGTCATAAGAAGAAGGATTTTTTAGCTACCATCCAAGTCATGTTAAAGGACTTTCATTTACCAGAAAATGTGTTAGATTGCTATCCCTTTGAGCTTTCAGGGGGAATGCTCCAACGCTGTATGCTCGCCTGTGCCTTATACAATGAGCCAGACATCTTAATAGCGGATGAACCAACTTCCGCCTTAGATATGCTCCATCAGCAGGAATTTATTCAACTATTGAAAAAGCTTCATACCCGACTAGGAACGACAATACTATTGATTACCCATGATTTAGGTGTTGCTGCTGCCATCGCTGATTTTATTCTTGTAATGAAAAATGGAGAAATGGTGGAGCGAGGGCATGTGAAAGACATCTTTGAACAGCCGAAGCATCCATATACGAAGCAGCTTGTGGCTAATCATTTTTAG
- a CDS encoding ABC transporter ATP-binding protein, whose protein sequence is MLLQVDHVFKSYRRGQQVLKDINLTVGNGELVGLVGESGSGKSTLAKVIMQLEKPNKGTVLFQNQAITKHNRTSFYERCQLIFQNATAALNPTWTVRELLREPLQHQSVNDTYLQTMLEKVKLPADILHALPTELSGGERQRVNLLRSILIEPQLIVCDEIVSSLDRLIQREIIDLLVTLNKERDMAILFISHDLKAVSYLCDRIYVMKAGEIVDESYKEQNRFAFTNSYAQRLFKAIHHT, encoded by the coding sequence TTGTTGCTGCAGGTTGACCATGTTTTTAAAAGCTATCGAAGAGGACAGCAAGTATTAAAAGATATTAACCTTACTGTAGGAAATGGTGAATTAGTAGGTTTAGTGGGGGAAAGTGGCAGCGGCAAAAGTACATTGGCTAAAGTTATCATGCAGCTAGAAAAGCCGAACAAAGGAACAGTGCTCTTTCAAAACCAAGCTATTACCAAACATAATCGCACCTCTTTTTATGAAAGATGCCAGCTCATTTTTCAAAATGCTACAGCGGCATTAAACCCAACGTGGACGGTAAGGGAACTATTAAGAGAGCCATTACAGCATCAATCAGTAAATGATACGTATTTACAGACCATGCTAGAGAAAGTTAAACTACCAGCAGATATCTTACATGCCTTACCTACAGAGCTAAGTGGTGGTGAAAGACAACGTGTCAATTTACTAAGATCCATTTTAATTGAGCCGCAATTAATCGTCTGTGATGAAATTGTTTCGAGTCTAGATCGTTTAATACAACGAGAAATAATCGATTTATTAGTCACACTCAATAAAGAAAGAGACATGGCGATATTGTTTATTTCGCATGATCTAAAGGCCGTTTCTTATTTATGTGACCGCATTTATGTCATGAAGGCGGGAGAAATTGTGGACGAGAGCTATAAGGAACAAAATCGCTTTGCTTTCACAAACAGCTATGCCCAGAGGCTGTTTAAGGCGATCCATCATACATAA
- a CDS encoding copper amine oxidase N-terminal domain-containing protein — translation MNLKFILILFTFTLFLAFGFTAHAENLYDYYEDVSEHDLKNSMILSPESSMAFINGQKVSTVQPIIKDGRTLVPLRFISEGFGAKVDFNTKKQSITITYATKTISLKIGDNNISINGKSSEMDVAASIYNSSTYIPLRYIGEAFNKKVVYLKNAEIQPYRLIIIRDVHATAIENLNLIHIFKLLYQGKSIVYSDRYMAVIKENGHLVFSNTFSDFEPFVYQELIEDKNSVRYGDIWFNTDMGHFYLNYSYNTTQEFILYRVDGDAITRVAIEKAPIKSVKTYQNNVFYLTRYERGILNAEDTSNLKSATFTNGQWFSDYLGKPGFYYGFDTLGNVYDWTINGNGITTFGFQRSGDLSSDERKKTFGHYRIDLKGNHHELISP, via the coding sequence ATGAACTTGAAATTTATCCTCATATTATTTACTTTTACATTGTTCCTAGCTTTTGGTTTCACAGCACACGCAGAAAATCTTTATGACTATTATGAAGATGTATCTGAACATGACTTGAAAAATAGTATGATTCTTTCTCCTGAAAGCTCCATGGCATTTATTAATGGGCAGAAAGTATCTACTGTTCAGCCGATTATTAAAGATGGAAGAACATTAGTACCCCTTCGTTTTATTTCTGAAGGATTTGGTGCAAAGGTAGATTTTAATACAAAAAAACAGTCCATTACCATTACATACGCTACTAAAACCATTTCCCTAAAAATAGGAGATAATAATATTTCAATAAACGGTAAATCGAGCGAAATGGATGTGGCAGCAAGCATATACAACAGTTCAACGTATATTCCTTTAAGGTATATTGGCGAGGCATTTAATAAAAAAGTCGTCTACTTAAAAAATGCAGAGATTCAACCATATCGTTTGATTATAATTAGGGACGTTCATGCCACAGCAATTGAAAACCTTAATCTTATCCATATTTTTAAATTACTCTATCAAGGAAAATCCATTGTCTACAGTGATCGATATATGGCAGTCATTAAAGAAAACGGTCACTTAGTATTTAGCAACACCTTTAGTGATTTCGAGCCCTTTGTTTATCAGGAATTAATTGAGGATAAAAACTCGGTTCGATATGGGGATATATGGTTTAATACGGACATGGGCCATTTTTATTTGAATTATTCCTATAACACAACGCAGGAATTTATTTTATATCGTGTGGATGGCGATGCAATTACAAGAGTTGCGATTGAGAAAGCACCAATAAAGTCGGTAAAAACATATCAAAACAATGTCTTTTACTTGACAAGATATGAGCGTGGAATACTCAATGCTGAGGATACAAGCAATTTAAAATCTGCAACATTTACCAATGGACAATGGTTTTCCGATTATTTAGGTAAGCCTGGATTTTATTATGGCTTTGACACATTAGGTAATGTCTATGATTGGACAATTAATGGGAACGGGATCACTACATTTGGCTTTCAACGCTCCGGTGATTTAAGCTCTGATGAAAGAAAAAAAACGTTCGGACATTATAGAATCGATCTGAAGGGGAATCACCATGAGCTGATATCGCCATGA
- a CDS encoding PH domain-containing protein, with protein MGLFDGLIGNASEVDLDKLQQEVKDLLITHETIKNAYKIIRDTFIFTDKRLILIDKQGVTGKKTEYHSIPYKNIVHFSVETAGTFDLDAELKIWVSGSSLPIQKNFNKATNIYKVQSVLAQYVLGT; from the coding sequence ATGGGATTATTTGATGGGTTAATCGGCAATGCAAGTGAGGTCGATTTAGATAAATTACAGCAGGAAGTAAAGGATTTATTAATTACACATGAAACAATCAAAAATGCCTATAAAATTATAAGAGATACGTTTATTTTTACCGATAAACGATTAATCCTCATTGATAAGCAGGGGGTGACGGGTAAAAAAACCGAGTACCATTCCATTCCCTATAAAAATATTGTGCATTTTTCAGTGGAAACAGCCGGCACATTTGATTTAGATGCAGAGCTCAAAATATGGGTATCAGGCAGTTCGTTACCGATTCAAAAAAACTTCAACAAGGCGACAAATATTTATAAAGTACAAAGTGTCTTAGCTCAGTATGTTCTAGGAACCTAA
- a CDS encoding YkgJ family cysteine cluster protein, which produces MENLPCEGCKGLCCGPVPITEKELKNIKKKLKSMPSKIRLELKNQQRFMGTCIFYDLQKDRCGIHAVRPEICRMFGYYKELVCFRKPAVATKTMDTSTIANHIGILSLDYTWKDFE; this is translated from the coding sequence ATGGAAAACTTACCATGTGAAGGGTGTAAGGGGTTATGCTGTGGTCCAGTTCCAATCACAGAGAAGGAATTAAAGAACATAAAAAAGAAGCTCAAATCGATGCCTAGTAAAATACGTTTAGAGCTTAAAAACCAACAACGATTTATGGGTACATGTATTTTTTACGATTTACAAAAGGATCGATGTGGCATCCATGCCGTACGACCTGAAATTTGTAGAATGTTTGGCTATTACAAGGAGCTAGTTTGTTTTCGAAAACCAGCAGTCGCAACTAAAACGATGGATACTTCGACAATAGCAAATCATATCGGTATCTTATCGTTAGATTATACGTGGAAGGATTTTGAGTAG
- the dnaN gene encoding DNA polymerase III subunit beta, which yields MEFIIDHECFNKAISDVTKAVSLKTPFPILAGIKIIAYDHCLVLVGSNSDMIIERVIPLTIDGVKVLEIYQPGSVVISAKFLSGLVKKLPNKIHINVNEKQFVTIQSGEIITNLNGFYSVEYPSLPLFDETDYIEIPSVVLMEIIEQTVFAVAKSESRPVLTGVNMIFKENQLTCVATNSQRLALRKYVIESSINGSFTVPGTSLSELMKLINNESGVIQLFVIDNYMIFKSTTTLLYTRLIAGTYPNVFELLPNHSKTIITLNRKQLLKGIDRACLFANEWKNNNVNLEIIDGSKIKISSNSSEIGKIEETQPIKAINGDRDLRISLDGSFLMDALKVIKDEEIKVSFGGTMRPIFIEPVDHSSSLHLISPVRSYY from the coding sequence ATGGAATTTATCATAGATCATGAATGTTTTAACAAAGCTATTTCGGACGTTACTAAAGCTGTGTCTTTAAAGACACCGTTCCCCATTCTGGCAGGTATTAAGATAATCGCTTATGATCATTGTTTAGTACTCGTCGGAAGCAATTCTGATATGATCATTGAGAGAGTGATTCCTCTAACGATTGACGGAGTAAAAGTACTGGAGATTTATCAACCTGGTAGTGTTGTGATTTCTGCTAAATTTTTAAGTGGGCTTGTTAAGAAATTGCCTAATAAAATACATATCAACGTGAATGAAAAACAATTCGTAACTATTCAATCTGGCGAAATTATAACAAATTTAAATGGCTTTTATTCTGTAGAGTACCCAAGTCTTCCTCTATTTGATGAAACCGACTATATTGAAATCCCTAGTGTAGTACTAATGGAAATTATTGAACAAACTGTGTTTGCAGTCGCAAAAAGTGAGTCGAGACCTGTTTTGACAGGAGTAAATATGATATTCAAAGAGAATCAATTGACGTGTGTTGCAACGAATTCCCAACGATTAGCTTTAAGAAAATATGTAATAGAATCAAGCATAAATGGCTCATTTACCGTTCCAGGAACAAGCCTAAGTGAGCTGATGAAACTCATAAATAACGAATCGGGTGTAATACAATTATTTGTAATAGACAACTATATGATATTTAAATCTACTACTACCTTACTTTATACAAGATTAATAGCTGGAACTTATCCCAATGTTTTTGAACTCTTACCAAATCATTCGAAGACAATCATTACGCTTAACAGGAAACAACTATTAAAGGGTATTGATAGAGCTTGCCTTTTTGCAAACGAATGGAAAAATAACAATGTCAATTTAGAAATTATCGATGGGAGTAAAATAAAAATTTCCTCAAACTCCTCCGAAATAGGAAAAATAGAAGAAACCCAACCTATCAAAGCGATTAACGGTGATCGTGACCTACGTATTTCATTGGATGGCAGTTTTTTAATGGATGCTTTAAAGGTAATAAAAGATGAAGAGATTAAAGTAAGTTTTGGTGGTACAATGAGACCCATCTTCATTGAACCGGTTGATCATTCCTCTTCCCTTCACCTTATTTCACCAGTACGTTCGTATTATTAG
- a CDS encoding C39 family peptidase, with protein sequence MFIIRTVILWIIISTMINAYLMTFPVPVLRKRGYPANYLIKRNNRIDIQNNRECAGFSTAYVLRHFGIEADGEALYSSFPSKMRSGNVYPKGIRTVLRKKGLKTSYFKGTIDTLKYEVSKGTPVIVFIKVHKDFNNLHFVPVVGYDEQFVYLSESLRQLVNCNDANNSYNRKVTIKEFKKLWNVKNITMPLYSNTYITVEPLS encoded by the coding sequence ATGTTTATAATTAGAACAGTTATTTTATGGATTATTATATCAACTATGATAAATGCATATTTAATGACATTTCCTGTTCCTGTTTTACGAAAAAGAGGATACCCGGCTAACTATCTAATTAAACGAAATAATAGAATCGACATACAAAATAACAGGGAATGTGCAGGATTTTCAACAGCGTATGTGTTGCGACATTTTGGAATAGAGGCCGATGGTGAAGCATTATATTCTAGTTTCCCTAGTAAAATGAGGTCAGGTAATGTGTATCCAAAGGGCATCCGGACGGTGTTAAGGAAAAAGGGATTGAAAACAAGCTATTTTAAAGGAACAATAGATACATTAAAGTATGAAGTAAGTAAAGGAACACCCGTAATTGTTTTCATTAAAGTACATAAGGATTTTAATAATTTGCATTTTGTCCCTGTTGTAGGATATGACGAGCAGTTTGTCTATCTTTCAGAATCATTAAGGCAACTGGTGAATTGTAATGATGCTAACAATAGCTATAATCGTAAAGTTACTATTAAGGAATTTAAAAAATTGTGGAATGTAAAAAATATTACTATGCCTCTTTATAGCAATACTTATATAACAGTAGAACCTTTATCTTAA
- a CDS encoding elongation factor G, with protein sequence MYKTIGVLAHVDAGKTTFSEQVLFHTNSIQARGRVDHQDTFLDNHELERKRGITIFAEQGRMNIGDDTYTLIDTPGHVDFSPEMERSIRVMDYAIIIISAVEGVQGHTETVWQLLRKYHVPTFFFINKIDREGANVEAVMKQLRKDCSPDVLLIDEPLRADYLSSSMMEWLAERDEELLDAFLNESLEHEQCLAQLKDMITSECAFPCFTGSALKDEGIQEFIAQLPLLTDTHFEQDAPFQGEVFKIRHDGHQRLTFMKAMQGSLHVRDEFTFGETTEKITEIRLYNGNRFETVQHVEAGEIFAVKGLSQATIGDRIGSTTQSQPYELVPTLQAKVQYEGDQHIKEVLQIFRLLEAEEPSLRVLWQEKFQEIHVHIMGVIQLEVLVEVLQKRFSLVVSFGEPQILYMETIATTVTGYGHFEPLKHYAEVHVLMEPNPRGTGITFSNACHADDLSVGNQRLVEKHLFEREHHGLLTGFPLTDVHFTLLTGRGHNEHTSGGDFREATFRALRQGLEQAQNVLLEPYYRFKMKASNDFIGRMMTDIQQAAGTFDDPILTETDVVLTGRAPVATLMSYSTTYAAYTNGKGALTLQFDGYDVCHNPEEVIAQIGYDKNADPEYSSSSIFCAKGKGYTVPWQEAQAAMHCQ encoded by the coding sequence ATGTACAAAACAATTGGTGTACTTGCGCATGTCGATGCAGGGAAAACAACATTTTCTGAGCAAGTACTTTTTCATACAAATAGTATTCAAGCCCGAGGCCGTGTCGATCACCAGGATACCTTTCTCGATAATCATGAATTAGAGCGCAAGCGTGGCATCACCATATTTGCCGAGCAAGGTCGCATGAACATCGGCGATGATACATACACGTTAATTGATACACCAGGGCATGTCGATTTCTCCCCTGAAATGGAGCGTTCCATTCGAGTCATGGATTACGCCATTATTATTATCAGTGCAGTGGAGGGCGTGCAAGGTCATACAGAAACAGTATGGCAGCTGTTACGTAAATATCATGTCCCAACCTTCTTTTTTATCAATAAAATCGATCGTGAAGGGGCCAACGTAGAGGCAGTCATGAAGCAGCTACGTAAAGATTGCTCACCAGATGTCTTGTTGATCGATGAACCGCTTCGAGCAGATTATCTTTCTAGTAGTATGATGGAATGGCTGGCAGAGCGAGATGAAGAATTACTCGATGCCTTTTTGAATGAATCGTTGGAACATGAACAATGTCTAGCACAGCTAAAGGACATGATTACAAGTGAATGTGCTTTCCCTTGCTTTACAGGCTCGGCCTTAAAGGATGAGGGCATTCAGGAATTTATTGCCCAGCTTCCTCTATTAACCGATACTCATTTTGAACAGGATGCACCGTTTCAGGGAGAGGTTTTTAAAATACGACACGACGGCCACCAGCGTTTAACCTTTATGAAGGCCATGCAGGGGTCCTTACATGTGCGGGATGAATTTACCTTTGGCGAGACAACAGAAAAAATCACAGAAATTCGCCTTTATAATGGCAATCGCTTTGAAACCGTTCAACATGTTGAAGCGGGTGAGATATTTGCTGTTAAAGGGTTAAGTCAGGCAACTATTGGAGACCGCATTGGCAGTACTACACAATCGCAGCCGTACGAGCTCGTCCCAACCTTACAGGCAAAGGTACAATATGAAGGCGACCAACATATTAAAGAAGTGCTACAAATTTTTCGTTTGTTAGAAGCGGAAGAGCCTTCATTACGTGTTCTCTGGCAGGAAAAATTCCAGGAAATCCACGTGCATATAATGGGCGTTATTCAGCTAGAGGTACTCGTTGAGGTATTACAGAAGCGTTTTTCATTAGTCGTTTCTTTCGGAGAGCCACAAATTTTATACATGGAGACAATTGCGACAACGGTTACAGGCTATGGCCATTTTGAGCCACTCAAGCATTATGCGGAAGTGCATGTATTAATGGAGCCAAATCCACGTGGAACAGGCATAACTTTTAGCAATGCCTGTCATGCGGATGATTTATCAGTAGGTAACCAACGACTTGTTGAAAAGCACTTATTTGAACGGGAGCATCATGGACTACTGACAGGCTTCCCGCTAACCGATGTTCATTTTACGCTGTTGACAGGTCGCGGGCACAATGAACACACATCGGGCGGTGATTTCCGAGAAGCTACTTTCCGAGCGTTACGCCAAGGACTTGAGCAAGCGCAGAATGTCTTACTGGAGCCATACTATCGCTTTAAAATGAAAGCCTCTAATGACTTTATTGGCCGCATGATGACCGACATTCAACAAGCAGCGGGTACATTCGATGACCCAATCTTGACGGAAACAGATGTTGTGCTAACAGGACGTGCGCCCGTTGCCACTTTGATGAGCTATAGCACAACCTATGCTGCCTATACAAATGGAAAGGGCGCACTAACACTACAGTTTGACGGCTATGATGTGTGCCATAACCCCGAGGAAGTCATTGCACAAATTGGCTACGATAAAAATGCCGACCCTGAATATAGTTCCTCTAGCATCTTTTGCGCGAAAGGCAAAGGCTACACCGTCCCTTGGCAAGAAGCACAAGCCGCCATGCATTGCCAATAA